A genomic segment from Dermacentor silvarum isolate Dsil-2018 chromosome 11, BIME_Dsil_1.4, whole genome shotgun sequence encodes:
- the LOC119432779 gene encoding phospholipid scramblase 1-like, translating into MAYARLPASAAQPKAAMPQRVVVPPPADQGVVWRRPVARMPAPGLEQLPAMQPIPGCPQGLEYLSVVDQLLVHQQLQLLEMLLPFEQQNKYVVKNSMGQFVFMAFEESDMASRCCCSNCRPFEMALFDYRSVEVMRLYRPLRCISCLCFCCLQVSKYALYVPTSASNDQYPTCAIGLQQRPNSPCRTNISFQ; encoded by the exons ATGGCATATGCACGGCTACCAGCGTCGGCGGCCCAACCCAAGGCAGCGATGCCTCAGAGAGTGGTCGTGCCGCCGCCAGCCGATCAAGGCGTGGTGTGGCGTCGCCCCGTGGCACGGATGCCGGCACCAGGTCTAGAGCAACTGCCGGCCATGCAACCGATCCCGGGATGCCCCCAGGGCCTGGAGTACCTGAGCGTCGTGGACCAGCTCCTCGTCCACCAGCAGCTGCAACTCTTGGAAA TGTTGCTGCCGTTCGAGCAGCAGAACAAGTACGTGGTGAAGAACTCCATGGGCCAGTTCGTCTTCATGGCGTTCGAAGAGAGCGACATGGCGAGCCGTTGCTGCTGCAGCAACTGCCGGCCCTTCGAGATGGCGCTGTTCGACTACCGTAGCGTCGAAGTGATGCGACTGTATCGgccgctacgatgcatttcatgCCTTTGCTTCTGTTGTCTTCAG GTTTCCAAGTACGCCCTGTACGTACCAACATCCGCATCCAATGATCAGTATCCAACATGTGCCATCGGCTTGCAACAACGTCCCAACTCGCCCTGTCGTACCAACATCAGCTTCCAATAA